GGTTCATCACCCCTCTAATAACCTTCCCCATAGCCCCGAATAGTTCTTTTCCTTTAAAAACAACCTTCAAGTACTATTCCTCCTTTATTATCCACAGTATACACAAGCCGACTTCTATCCTTTTAAAATATAAAAGAGTCGTAGTAATAGAGCAACAAAAAACTGGGGATAAGCGCGGTTTCCTCCTGTTCGACGACTTTCCGGTGTCGGGGTAAACCTTTAGCAGGCCTTGCTTTCCCTGTGGAACAGGCCTTTATAATTTGTGTATAAGAGTCAGGGGGTTACCGTTCCCAAATCAGCCAAACAATTCCGGGCAAAGATCGAAATAAAATCCGGGGTACAATAGGTTCGGTATAGGGAATCACGGGCTGGTAATAGCTTAAGCCGGATACCTGGGGAAGGAATCGTGTCATGTGGAAAGCGGTGATATTAGCCGGCTTCAATCCGCATCGCTGGAACGGACCCGCTTGATGAGTACCTCAATTTCCTGGACAAGTTGAGGGTTCTTTCCCATATCGGATTTTATCTTTTCATAGGCGTGGAGTACGGTGGTGTGGTCTCTTCCGCCGAACTCCTCTCCAATTGTTGGTAAAGACAAGTTGGTCAGGGTTCTGGTTAAAAACATGGCCACCTGCCGGGGGAAAGCAATCTCTCTGGTTCTCTTCCTGGCCCTCATGACCCCCGCTTTGAGATGATAATGGTCGGCAACTACCCGTTGAATGGTCAGCACATCTATTTTTCTGGTTTTTTTCTTTGGAAGGATATCTTTCAAAACCTCTCGGGCGACTTCAACCTCCAGTGGAATCTGATTCAGGATACAGAAAGCCTTAATCCGAACCAGGGCTCCTTCCAATTCCCGAATATTTGAGGAAATCTGACTGGCGATGAAGGTGATGACATCGTCGGGAACGGTTACATTTTCCAATTCCGCTTTTTTCCTGAGGATGGCAATGCGGGTTTCCAGGTCCGGTGGCTGGATGTCCGCCAGAAGGCCCCATTCGAAACGGGAGCGAAGACGGTCTTCCAGCGTGGGAATCTCCTTGGGAGGACGATCGCTGGTAAGAACAATCTGTTTGAATGCGTCGTGAAGAGAATTGAACGTATGGAAAAACTCTTCCTGGGTACGTTCTTTTCCGGCAAGAAACTGGATATCGTCAATAAGCAAGACATCGACTGAGCGGTATTTCTGGCGGAACGCCTCGGTTTTATCATCCCGGATGGAATTGATCAACTCATTGGTAAATTTTTCCGAGGTGGAATACTCAATCTTAGCGGTCGGGTTTTTACCTGCAACATGTATGCCGATCGCATGCATGAGATGTGTTTTTCCAAGCCCCACCCCTCCGTAAATGAACAACGGGTTGTAGGATCGAGCCGGGCTTTCGGCAACTGCGAACGAAGCGGCATGGGCAAACTTATTGCTGTTACCGACGACAAATGTGGAAAAAGAATATTTTAAATTCAAGGGGATTTTTTCAGAGTCGTGATTTCGGAACTGCGGCCCTTGGCGGGTTCTCGTTTCGTTATGGGGCATGACTACAACCGATATGTCGATATGGGGAAAAGCCCCTTCCGACGCCTTTTGTATCGAATACCGAATCGTTTCCAGATACTTGGTCAGGAGTTTTTCCCGGGCCAGTTCGGTGGGGACGGACACGGTCAGGAGATTATCCGACATTGAAAGAGGTTGAGTGGATTCGATCCACGAGTTGAATTCGGGAATCGTTATTCTTTCTCGAATAATTTCGAGAGACTTATCCCATAAATCCTGGAAATCGCCGAGCGTTTTATTCATGGCAAACACCTCGTGCTTTCAATTATCCGGATGTCTTGCGGACAAGAGACCCGGGGTACCGGAAAGAGGGGAAAACACTCGTTCAGGCTGGCCGGTTCATAGAAATCTTCCCGGGCTCAAATAATTATCCACAACCGTCTTCCAAAAAAGAGCGGCTCCGAAAAAATCCTGCAACGACCGTCTCGTCTGGAGGAGCTTTTGTTTCAGGAGAAACCGCCGATCACAAAATTATCCACAAACTGTCAACACCTGTGGACAGATGGCGCACCGTCCAAACCGCAGAGGCTGCCTGTCCGGAGCGCTTAACAGACCGGGTCGGTCGGAGGACCGGAGTTGCCGGAATCTCTGTCGGACTGCTTCCAGCAAGACATCCGGATAAGCCGGGCTCCTTACCGCTTGATCACTATTATAGTCTTTTTTCAGAAAAGGAAAAAGGGGAGACGAACGGTAAAGGGCAGGTCGTCTTTCCTGAGAACAGCATTGACAAGGTGCGGTATAAAAAGGAAGTCAGTGGCCGGCGAAGGTTTTGTTTTCAGGTTTTAAATTTTCTATTGCCCCCCTTATGGTTTTGAAAAGGGAGCGAAAAAAATTTTTTAAGATCGACAATTTCATGGAGAAGGTCAATCGGGCACTGAACAAAGGCGAAATCACAAGAAATTGCCGGGATCTTCAGTCAGGATCTCTCCCCGGTCCTTGGGAGGAAGCTCTCTTTTGGCGAGCACAGATACGACGACAAATCAAATCGGAAATCGTACCGTTGCGCGGATGAGTTCTTCCGGGAGCCGCCTCTCTTAAGTTGGCCTTAGGCCGGGCCAGGAACCGGGATGGACAGAGGGGGCCGGCGAGGGAACTCGGACGGGTGGGGGTTGGACGGGAAAAAGCCGTTGACCAGCCGAACCGTTCCGCCGATGGTTAATTCCTTTGTAGTCCGCTTTGACTTCGTTGCGCCGGACGCCTACAATGTTCCTGTCCGGGAGGCCTTCTTTAACCGGGAGAGGCGATAGAAGCACATGGCCACAATACTGATAACCGGAGGAGCAGGGTTCATCGGATCTCACGTGGTTGATCTCTGTCTCCGGGAAGGACGCCGGGTCGTGGTGGTCGACAACCTCTCGAGTGGCCGGCAGGATCATGTTCACCCCGGAGCTCGATTTTACCAGGCGGACATCACCGATCAGGCGGCAATGGAAGCGGTCTTTCAAGAGGAAAAACCGGATATCATTAACCACCACGCTGCACACATCAATTTGCGCCGTTCGGTGGAAGACCCCTTGACTGACGCCCGGCAAAATATCCTGGGAAGCCTGGTCCTTCTTGAACTGTCTCGACACTACGGCGTCCGGCGGTTTATCTTCGCCTCCACCGGAGGGGCCATGTACGGTGAACCGGTTACTCTTCCGGTTGAGGAAACTGCGGAAGCACACCCTCTTTCTCCCTACGGGGTGGCCAAGCGTTCCGTAGAGCTCTATCTTGACAGCTACCGGTTGAACTGGGGGCTGGAAGCGGTAATTCTCCGTTACGGGAATGTCTACGGACCCCGTCAAGAAGCAGGGGGAGAGGCGGGAGTAGTTGCTATCTTCAGTAAACGGATCCTCTTTGGAAGGCCCTGCACAATTTACGGGGACGGCCGGCAAACCAGGGACTACGTATTCGTAGGAGACGTTGCTCGGGCCAACCTCCTGGCCCTCTACGGCCCTCCCGGAACCTACAATATCGGGACCGGACAGGAAACAAGCGTCCTCGACTTAGTGGAGATGCTTGGCCGGGCCAGTAGCCGCCAAGTCAGCGTTGTCCACGCTTCTTCCCGTCCCGGCGAAACGGCTCGGATCGCTCTATCCGCGCATCGGTCGAAGGCCGTACTCCGTTGGGCCCCAGCAACCACTCTGCCAGAGGGGATTGCCCTGACCTGGCAGTGGTTTCTGGAAAACGATAACAGGCACTGTTTTTAGGGGGCCTCACGATGCTGGCCATGACCCTTCACGTACCAGCCCCGGTCGAAACACAGCCGCTTCACCCCGAAGAGCGGGAAGACCCGACCCCCGGAGCGGGGGAAGTGCTTATCGAGGTCCTTGCTTGTGGGGTGTGTCACACCGATCTCCACATTGTAGAGGGCGAGCTTCCGTCTCACCGGCTTCCCGTGGTTCCCGGACACCAAGTCGTAGGTTGGGTAAGATCCGCCGGAGCCGGCGTGGCAAGGGTCAGTCGCGGCGACTTGGTTGGTGTTCCCTGGCTCAACCGGGTGTGCGGCCGCTGCCCTTACTGCCTGAGCGGCCGGGAGAATCTCTGTGAATCGCCCTGTTTTACCGGCTATGATGTCGATGGTGGGTTTGCCAAGTTGTTTTGTGCTCATCAGGAAGCGGTATATGATTTACCGGATGGGTACCAGCCCCTAGAACTGGCTCCGCTTTTGTGCGGCGGAGTAATCGGCTATCGAGCCTATCAAGCCTCCGGTGTCCCGGCGGGAGGGGTTCTTGGGCTGTTCGGCTTCGGGTCTTCCGCCCACCTGGTGCTCCAAATGGCTCGCCTTGAAGGAGCGGAGGGGGCCGTGTTTACTCGAAACCCTACTCATCGCCAGGTAGCCCGGCAATTGGGAGCGATGTTTACCGGCGGAAGCGAGGAGACCCCGCCCCGCCTCCTCGACGGAGCGATTGTTTTTGCCCCGGCAGGAAACCTGGTGAAACGCGCGCTTGAACTCTGTCGCCCTGGTGCGAGGGTGGTTCATGCCGGAATCTACGCCACGGCGATCCCCGAGATTCCCTATTCCTTACTCTATGGGGAACGCAGCGTTCAAAGCGTAACCAATAGCACGCAGTCCGACGTCCGTAGCTTCCTTGCCTTGGCCAGGCGTCACCACTTTCAGGTAGAGGTGGAATCATTCCCCCTGCAGGAAGCCAACCGGGTCTTGCGCATGCTCAAGGAAAGCCGGATTCAAGCTTCGGCGGTTCTGGTCCCCCCTTCGTAATCTTCCAGCAGCCCTACCCGCCACAGGGGTTTTCTCAATAGCGCCTGGAGCCGTTCAATTGGCTCGGCACTTGAAAACAGAACCACGGTGGCCGGACCGGCCGACTGGTAAAGGGAATACCTGGGCCGCTCCTGAAAGCGGATTTTCAAGCGGGAACGGCGAGCGATCCCCAGCGCCTCCTGAAACACCCCCCCGGAACCCACCGGAACTATCTCGCCGGTATAATCCAGCGAATGGA
The Atribacteraceae bacterium genome window above contains:
- the dnaA gene encoding chromosomal replication initiator protein DnaA, which encodes MNKTLGDFQDLWDKSLEIIRERITIPEFNSWIESTQPLSMSDNLLTVSVPTELAREKLLTKYLETIRYSIQKASEGAFPHIDISVVVMPHNETRTRQGPQFRNHDSEKIPLNLKYSFSTFVVGNSNKFAHAASFAVAESPARSYNPLFIYGGVGLGKTHLMHAIGIHVAGKNPTAKIEYSTSEKFTNELINSIRDDKTEAFRQKYRSVDVLLIDDIQFLAGKERTQEEFFHTFNSLHDAFKQIVLTSDRPPKEIPTLEDRLRSRFEWGLLADIQPPDLETRIAILRKKAELENVTVPDDVITFIASQISSNIRELEGALVRIKAFCILNQIPLEVEVAREVLKDILPKKKTRKIDVLTIQRVVADHYHLKAGVMRARKRTREIAFPRQVAMFLTRTLTNLSLPTIGEEFGGRDHTTVLHAYEKIKSDMGKNPQLVQEIEVLIKRVRSSDAD
- a CDS encoding NAD-dependent epimerase/dehydratase family protein, with amino-acid sequence MATILITGGAGFIGSHVVDLCLREGRRVVVVDNLSSGRQDHVHPGARFYQADITDQAAMEAVFQEEKPDIINHHAAHINLRRSVEDPLTDARQNILGSLVLLELSRHYGVRRFIFASTGGAMYGEPVTLPVEETAEAHPLSPYGVAKRSVELYLDSYRLNWGLEAVILRYGNVYGPRQEAGGEAGVVAIFSKRILFGRPCTIYGDGRQTRDYVFVGDVARANLLALYGPPGTYNIGTGQETSVLDLVEMLGRASSRQVSVVHASSRPGETARIALSAHRSKAVLRWAPATTLPEGIALTWQWFLENDNRHCF
- a CDS encoding zinc-dependent alcohol dehydrogenase family protein; its protein translation is MLAMTLHVPAPVETQPLHPEEREDPTPGAGEVLIEVLACGVCHTDLHIVEGELPSHRLPVVPGHQVVGWVRSAGAGVARVSRGDLVGVPWLNRVCGRCPYCLSGRENLCESPCFTGYDVDGGFAKLFCAHQEAVYDLPDGYQPLELAPLLCGGVIGYRAYQASGVPAGGVLGLFGFGSSAHLVLQMARLEGAEGAVFTRNPTHRQVARQLGAMFTGGSEETPPRLLDGAIVFAPAGNLVKRALELCRPGARVVHAGIYATAIPEIPYSLLYGERSVQSVTNSTQSDVRSFLALARRHHFQVEVESFPLQEANRVLRMLKESRIQASAVLVPPS